The Allochromatium tepidum genome has a window encoding:
- a CDS encoding sulfite exporter TauE/SafE family protein, whose product MAYHSRHVEQTPSPVLVIELIAYLAIGALSGVLAGLFGVGGGAVIVPALILLFGALGGIGGDWLAHLAVGTSLATIIGTGAASTLAHHRRGGVRWDIVRPLAPGIVIGALAGAALAGWIPSLWLQRIFAVFLAYVGVRLLMTSTKAVSAPHPLPGHAGLAATGGGIGLLSSLVGIGGGTLTVPFLSSCGIGMRQAVGTSAACGLPIAVAGALGFVLVGWGRSGLPDWSSGFVYWPAVLAMLLASIPTAPLGARLAHSLPVPLLKRLFGVLLLLIAARLAFS is encoded by the coding sequence ATGGCGTATCATAGCCGCCATGTCGAACAGACTCCGTCCCCTGTGCTCGTGATCGAACTCATCGCCTATCTCGCCATCGGCGCACTCTCCGGCGTGCTGGCCGGACTCTTCGGCGTCGGCGGCGGCGCCGTCATAGTGCCGGCCCTGATCCTGCTCTTCGGCGCGCTCGGCGGCATCGGCGGCGACTGGCTGGCCCATCTGGCGGTCGGAACCTCACTGGCGACCATCATCGGCACGGGTGCGGCCTCCACGCTGGCGCACCATCGGCGCGGCGGGGTGCGCTGGGACATCGTCCGGCCGCTGGCGCCCGGCATCGTCATCGGCGCCCTGGCCGGAGCGGCCCTGGCCGGCTGGATTCCCAGCCTCTGGCTGCAACGGATCTTTGCGGTCTTTCTCGCCTATGTCGGCGTGCGTCTGCTGATGACGTCCACGAAAGCCGTCTCGGCACCGCACCCGCTACCGGGACACGCGGGACTGGCCGCCACGGGCGGCGGGATCGGGCTTCTGTCGTCACTGGTCGGCATCGGCGGCGGAACGCTCACGGTTCCCTTCCTGAGCAGCTGCGGGATCGGGATGCGCCAAGCGGTCGGCACCTCGGCGGCGTGCGGACTGCCGATCGCGGTGGCGGGTGCGCTGGGGTTCGTGCTGGTCGGCTGGGGGCGGAGCGGACTGCCGGACTGGAGCAGCGGTTTCGTCTACTGGCCGGCGGTGCTGGCCATGCTGCTCGCCAGCATTCCGACCGCTCCGCTCGGCGCCCGGCTCGCGCACAGTCTGCCGGTGCCCCTGCTCAAACGGCTCTTCGGCGTGCTGTTGCTGCTGATCGCCGCGCGTCTGGCCTTCTCCTGA